One window from the genome of Carassius carassius chromosome 15, fCarCar2.1, whole genome shotgun sequence encodes:
- the spaca6 gene encoding sperm acrosome associated 6 isoform X2 has translation MFTMIVKLLLFSSVISTVYNCYQCFIDVDDSLRLCWGHVLTEYNIRNVDSCFKTLDRIFNNESRVIEAGKVGRGYDLMLKNILMAEIMPIVEEFDQQKNYDTVYESRLQAAANNFIAAASRLPRASGCFPPCGFQVQGAVYNCVTCQYDSCEFPLDCPVKEIKVNENNRTQMWCNVPFLLPTDAEIVWRYSMERTVLMDRFDEVTVGVDPLYFIPSARPEHSGTYQCEIFSQEHSLVRIYYYLTVPMAQIGHAELQGVFEQALLPGGRFPPLSSTDPFTLWLPSPALVTTCLTAMLLLVFCSLGALYWLSYQTGNNESDPAQETKLTEKKKYLIHC, from the exons ATGTTTACAATGATCGTTAAACTGTTGCTTTTCAGCTCTGTAATTAGCACAGTTTATAATTGCTATCAGTGCTTTATTGATGTCGATGACAGTCTTCGTTTGTGCTGGGGCCACGTTCTCACCGAATACAATATAAGGAATGTAGACTCTTGTTTCAAAACACTCGATCGCATATTCAACAATGAATCGAGAGTAATTGAAGCAGGAAAAGTAG GGAGAGGCTATGACTTGATGCTGAAGAATATCTTGATGGCTGAAATTATGCCTATAGTGGAGGAATTTGACCAGCAGAAAAATTATG ATACAGTTTATGAGTCCAGGCTACAGGCAGCAGCAAACAATTTCATTGCTGCAGCCTCAAGGCTGCCCAGAG CATCTGGATGTTTCCCCCCATGTG GTTTCCAGGTTCAAGGTGCTGTTTATAACTGCGTGACCTGTCAGTACGACTCCTGTGAGTTCCCGCTGGATTGCCCCG TGAAGGAAATCAAAGTAAATGAGAACAACAGGACTCAGATGTGGTGTAATGTCCCTTTCCTGCTTCCCACAGATGCAGAGATAGTCTGGAGATATTCAATG GAGAGAACGGTGTTGATGGATCGGTTTGATGAGGTCACGGTTGGAGTGGATCCACTTTACTTCATCCCCTCTGCTCGGCCAGAGCACTCAGGCACCTACCAGTGTGAAATATTCTCCCAGGAGCACTCACTCGTCCGTATCTACTACTATCTCACTG TCCCTATGGCACAGATAGGCCATGCAGAATTACAGGGTGTCTTTGAACAGGCTCTCCTCCCAGGAGGCCGATTCCCTCCCCTGTCCTCTACAGATCCATTTACCTTATGGCTGCCCAGTCCTGCGCTTGTCACCACCTGTCTGACTGCAATGCTTCTGCTGGTCTTCTGTAGTCTAGg GGCACTATATTGGTTATCTTATCAGACTGGGAACAATGAGTCTGATCCAGCCCAGGAAACAAAACTCACAGAAAAGAAGAAATATTTGATTCACTGCTAA
- the spaca6 gene encoding sperm acrosome associated 6 isoform X1, whose amino-acid sequence MFTMIVKLLLFSSVISTVYNCYQCFIDVDDSLRLCWGHVLTEYNIRNVDSCFKTLDRIFNNESRVIEAGKVGRGYDLMLKNILMAEIMPIVEEFDQQKNYDTVYESRLQAAANNFIAAASRLPRASGCFPPCGFQVQGAVYNCVTCQYDSCEFPLDCPVKEIKVNENNRTQMWCNVPFLLPTDAEIVWRYSMERTVLMDRFDEVTVGVDPLYFIPSARPEHSGTYQCEIFSQEHSLVRIYYYLTVVPMAQIGHAELQGVFEQALLPGGRFPPLSSTDPFTLWLPSPALVTTCLTAMLLLVFCSLGALYWLSYQTGNNESDPAQETKLTEKKKYLIHC is encoded by the exons ATGTTTACAATGATCGTTAAACTGTTGCTTTTCAGCTCTGTAATTAGCACAGTTTATAATTGCTATCAGTGCTTTATTGATGTCGATGACAGTCTTCGTTTGTGCTGGGGCCACGTTCTCACCGAATACAATATAAGGAATGTAGACTCTTGTTTCAAAACACTCGATCGCATATTCAACAATGAATCGAGAGTAATTGAAGCAGGAAAAGTAG GGAGAGGCTATGACTTGATGCTGAAGAATATCTTGATGGCTGAAATTATGCCTATAGTGGAGGAATTTGACCAGCAGAAAAATTATG ATACAGTTTATGAGTCCAGGCTACAGGCAGCAGCAAACAATTTCATTGCTGCAGCCTCAAGGCTGCCCAGAG CATCTGGATGTTTCCCCCCATGTG GTTTCCAGGTTCAAGGTGCTGTTTATAACTGCGTGACCTGTCAGTACGACTCCTGTGAGTTCCCGCTGGATTGCCCCG TGAAGGAAATCAAAGTAAATGAGAACAACAGGACTCAGATGTGGTGTAATGTCCCTTTCCTGCTTCCCACAGATGCAGAGATAGTCTGGAGATATTCAATG GAGAGAACGGTGTTGATGGATCGGTTTGATGAGGTCACGGTTGGAGTGGATCCACTTTACTTCATCCCCTCTGCTCGGCCAGAGCACTCAGGCACCTACCAGTGTGAAATATTCTCCCAGGAGCACTCACTCGTCCGTATCTACTACTATCTCACTG TAGTCCCTATGGCACAGATAGGCCATGCAGAATTACAGGGTGTCTTTGAACAGGCTCTCCTCCCAGGAGGCCGATTCCCTCCCCTGTCCTCTACAGATCCATTTACCTTATGGCTGCCCAGTCCTGCGCTTGTCACCACCTGTCTGACTGCAATGCTTCTGCTGGTCTTCTGTAGTCTAGg GGCACTATATTGGTTATCTTATCAGACTGGGAACAATGAGTCTGATCCAGCCCAGGAAACAAAACTCACAGAAAAGAAGAAATATTTGATTCACTGCTAA
- the has1 gene encoding hyaluronan synthase 1: MDIKPLLKKFGSLVRAILTFLFALLVLGVMLWAYIDGFQIASSPYNIITFGFYGVLLSFHVLIQSFFAFVEHRRMNARRKPCSYTKTIGFTISAYQEDPAYLRECLQSVRNLQYPSELLRIVMVVDGNSEDDLYMMEMFREVFADQDPGCCIWQNNYHSWKPTGQKNDAAEDEVVFEDPQRLEVEELIRTKKCVCIMQKWGGKREVMYTAFKALGSSVDYIQVCDSDTKLDPLATVELCKVLESNQKYGAVGGDVMILNLKDSYISFMSSLRYWMAFNIERSCQSFFDCVSCISGPLGLYRNDLLQQFLESWYNQTFLGTHCTFGDDRHLTNRMLSMGYATKYTARSKCYTETPAQFLRWLNQQTRWTKSYFREWLYNAMWWHKHHLWMTYESIVSGIFPFFVTATIIKLFWTGTLWDILWVLCCIQLIGLVKAAYACILRQNAVMLFMSLYSALYMTSLLPAKYFAIITMNKSSWGTSGRRKMVGNYIPLAPLSVWAAILLGGLGYTIYKESIKTWTTDGKKEEIKFLIFGAAAYVCYWLVMLCLYWMWFRRLFRKRSQSYTVNV, translated from the exons atggaCATCAAACCACTATTGAAGAAATTTGGTTCTTTGGTCCGAGCCATTCTCACATTTCTCTTTGCTCTCCTGGTACTTGGTGTGATGTTATGGGCATACATCGATGGTTTCCAGATAGCCTCATCTCCATATAACATCATCACCTTTGGTTTCTATGGGGTGCTTCTCAGCTTTCACGTCCTAATTCAGAGCTTTTTTGCTTTTGTGGAGCATCGGCGCATGAATGCAAGACGCAAACCATGCTCTTACACAAAAACCATTGGCTTTACTATATCAGCCTATCAGGAGGACCCTGCTTATCTCCGCGAGTGCCTTCAGTCAGTACGGAACCTGCAGTATCCATCGGAGCTGCTACGCATTGTCATGGTGGTGGACGGGAACTCAGAAGATGACCTCTACATGATGGAGATGTTCAGGGAAGTCTTTGCAGACCAGGATCCTGGCTGTTGTATATGGCAGAACAACTACCATTCTTGGAAGCCCACTGGGCAAAAAAATGATGCAGCAGAAGATGAAGTAGTGTTTGAAGACCCTCAGCGCTTAGAGGTTGAAGAACTCATCAGGACTAAGAAGTGTGTGTGCATCATGCAAAAATGGGGAGGAAAGAGGGAAGTGATGTATACAGCATTCAAGGCACTAGGATCTTCTGTGGATTATATACAG GTGTGTGACTCAGACACAAAATTAGACCCTCTGGCTACAGTGGAGCTCTGCAAGGTGCTGGAGAGCAACCAGAAATACGGCGCCGTGGGAGGCGATGTGATGATCCTTAACCTTAAAGACTCTTATATCAGCTTCATGAGTAGCCTGCGCTACTGGATGGCGTTTAACATTGAGAGGTCCTGCCAGTCCTTCTTTGACTGTGTCTCCTGCATCAGCGGCCCCTTAG GTCTTTATAGGAATGACCTGCTGCAGCAGTTCCTGGAATCCTGGTACAACCAGACGTTTCTTGGTACCCACTGTACTTTCGGGGATGACCGGCATCTCACCAATCGAATGCTAAGCATGGGCTATGCTACAAA GTACACTGCCCGTTCTAAGTGCTACACGGAGACTCCCGCTCAGTTTCTGCGCTGGCTCAACCAGCAGACGCGTTGGACCAAATCCTACTTTCGTGAATGGCTGTATAATGCTATGTGGTGGCACAAGCATCACTTGTGGATGACCTACGAATCCATTGTCTCAGGCATCTTTCCTTTTTTTGTCACTGCCACCATTATCAAACTCTTCTGGACAGGCACTCTGTGGGACATTTTGTGGGTCTTGTGCTGCATCCAGTTGATTGGTCTGGTAAAGGCAGCCTATGCCTGCATCCTACGACAAAATGCAGTGATGCTCTTCATGTCCTTATACTCTGCTCTCTATATGACCAGCCTCCTGCCTGCCAAATACTTTGCCATTATCACCATGAACAAAAGCAGCTGGGGGACATCGGGCCGTCGTAAGATGGTGGGGAACTATATCCCCCTGGCACCTCTATCAGTGTGGGCGGCCATCTTGTTGGGAGGCCTGGGGTACACGATCTACAAGGAAAGCATTAAGACTTGGACAACAGATGGAAAGAAAGAGGAAATCAAGTTTTTGATATTTGGAGCCGCAGCTTATGTGTGCTACTGGCTTGTAATGCTCTGCCTCTATTGGATGTGGTTTCGGAGATTATTCCGAAAACGTTCACAGAGTTACACTGTGAATGTATAG